GTTCTGAACGCTGCAGATTTGTACCACACTTCGTACGTCTGAATACACCTAGGTAGTATAACAGAACACAACAGTTGGTAATGAAGATGTTAAGCAATATTCTACAACTAATACATACCGACACTTTGCATGTTTTCTCGTTGATAACTTCCAATAGACTAACACTTCGTCTCGAAACACCTCCCTAATACGCACATTCTGCACTCGGCCCGGTGCAGTGTGATCTTCAATGCACACCCTTATGCTTACAATCCATGGACCACACAAGTTTAAGGAGATGTCTATACTAGATGTCCCTCCAAATTTTACAACCCTAGAACCACTATGCAAAACGCTTGGTAGCTGCATTTCACGCATTGCAGCCAATTGTTCCGTTGACGGAAAGGGTGGTTTTCCTTGCTTGTGCCACAATTGAAACGGGTCATTGCGACCACTCTGAACGACTTCTATCAGATAGCTAATGCGACACACCATCGATGAGCGAACAGGACAAAACATGTCGCAAGGAATGGTTACATTTAAATGCGATCGTTGGACCCACATCGGGAAGCTATCGTTGGAGCGTGATGCCATGAGACATAAATATGAACGTTGTTTATCCACCGAAACTACATAAGAAACGTTTCCTTCAACGTATTGAGTTGGCTCAGCAAACGGTGCCAAGTTGGCAAGCATTCCCAGGACGGAAAAAACTGGTTTTACGATAAATTGCACATGTGGCGGATTTGTAAGATTCATCTGGAACCGGGCAAAGAGTGTACGCTGCTCGAACACATACGGATAGTAGCTAAGAAATGCATTATCATGAGACAGAAACAGCAAACGTCGTCCAAATGTATCACCCGCTGCAATTGTTGACCAGTGTTGAGTGACGATCGAAAATAGCATAGCAGCGTAACGCACATCCGCCTGAAAAGGACGAGCAGTAGACCATCCGGCTATTGGATCGGCTTCACTAAAGTTCAGCAACATAAAAAGCAGTGTTGTAAGTCTGTGTAATTGAATGTTGATTCATATTTCGATATTATTCGCACATACTCACTCGTTGGCAAACTTAAGGCGTCCGACATTTGGataacttttcaacatttcctCAAACAGCTGGCGCCCACCGTCCAATACTTCCGATGCCCAACGCCCGTTCCCTTTACGATGGAAGGTGATCGTATCAAAAGGACAGTCAACGGTAGTGTTGGAATTGCAAATTTTCAGCACAGACCAACAGAACGGATGATGTTCGATGGATTTAAAAAGACCCGCCGGACCGTACAAcggaaacaattttcccttCGAGCTCATATTCTGCCTAGCATTGATATCTTCTGTGATAATATGTAAACCCTTCGTGATGGCAAAAACATAGGATAGATATTCTGAAATGATATAATAGATTGATTACTTAACTAATGAAACTAAACGTTCACACCATGCTGAATTACCTTTCACAgtga
This region of Anopheles marshallii chromosome 2, idAnoMarsDA_429_01, whole genome shotgun sequence genomic DNA includes:
- the LOC128708173 gene encoding alpha-L-iduronidase: MTDTMWMLPLLIMLLLKKILLSYLFSMESHVVIVSCSSSVTTAELNYSSIQLAREELATTVRRMKPFWTSTGLCPPEPRNTSGIFWRSRDSMMNLELIASLPNRGISHVRIHWLLELLEVSKKQEQFRYNFTELDALLDHLHNLHLYPGFELMGIPNGSGQPYSPAFWFDVVQQLVGRYANRYGIQYLKEWRFETWNEPDLHGYNLLNFTVKEYLSYVFAITKGLHIITEDINARQNMSSKGKLFPLYGPAGLFKSIEHHPFCWSVLKICNSNTTVDCPFDTITFHRKGNGRWASEVLDGGRQLFEEMLKSYPNVGRLKFANDEADPIAGWSTARPFQADVRYAAMLFSIVTQHWSTIAAGDTFGRRLLFLSHDNAFLSYYPYVFEQRTLFARFQMNLTNPPHVQFIVKPVFSVLGMLANLAPFAEPTQYVEGNVSYVVSVDKQRSYLCLMASRSNDSFPMWVQRSHLNVTIPCDMFCPVRSSMVCRISYLIEVVQSGRNDPFQLWHKQGKPPFPSTEQLAAMREMQLPSVLHSGSRVVKFGGTSSIDISLNLCGPWIVSIRVCIEDHTAPGRVQNVRIREVFRDEVLVYWKLSTRKHAKCRCIQTYEVWYKSAAFRTAAVEKGLKQNDKRKWRHINMAKHTPFMFYQYASNISFRAEEHNEKVSSGVIGYYKVRAVDIFGRRGSFSKTTYYGGIGGTT